GACGGGCAAGCCCCGGCTGTTACTGGCGACGCTGCTCTGCCATCCGAACGAACCGGTGCCCAACGAACGCCTGGTCGACGTGCTCTGGGGCGCCGGCCCGCCCAAGTCCGCCGTCGACAACCTGCGCGTCTACGTCTCCCAGCTCCGCAAACTCCTCGGCGACAGCACCCGCATCGTCCGCGAACCCCGCGGCTACGCGCTGACGGTCAAGCCCGGCGAGCTGGACGCCGACCGCTTCGAGGAGCTCCTGTCCGCCGCCCGCGCCTGCGACGACCCGGCCCGCGCCGGCACCCTGCTCCGCGAGGCGCTCACCCTGGCCCAGGAGCCGCCCTTCGCCGACGTCGAGCACCTCGGCCCCATCGCCACGACGGCACTGCGCCTCGACGAGCAGCGCGCGACCGCCGCCTCCGCAGCGGTCGAGGCCGACCTCGCCCTGGGCCGCAACGCCCAGGCCATCGCCGAGCTGTACGGCCTCATCGACACCCACCCGCTCCGCGAGGGCCTGCGCCGGCAGCTCATGATCGCCCTGTACCGCTCGGGCCGCCAGGCCGAGGCGCTGGCGGCCTACCAGGAGGCGCGCAAGGTGCTCGTCGAGGAGCTGGGCATCGAGCCCGGCCCCGCGCTGCGCGACCTGGAGACCCGCATCCTCAACGCCGACCCCACCCTGGACCTGCCGCCACCGGCCCACCGCGCTTCCGCCGCCATCCCGCCTGCTTCCCCGGGCGTCGCCCGGGGCAGCTGGCTGTGGGCGGCCGTCCCGCTGCTGAGCTGTGGGTACGGCACGCCGTGGGCGTTCGTGTACGCGGCGGTCAAGCGGCGCTCGTTCGGGCTGCTGCTGTCGGCGCTGGTGTATGTGGTGCTGTGCGGGGTCTTCCTGGTGATGCCGCTGAGCGATGCGGACGGGTTGAACGAGCTGGACATCATCCCCGTGCTTGCGCTGGTCACTTTGTGGCTGGGTGGGACCTGTCATGCCGTGCTGGTGCGGGAGCACGTCTTCACACCTCCGGCTGCGTCCGTCGCGGAGCTGCCGCGGTGGAAGAAGGTGGTGCGTGGTGCGGGGCTCGTGTTGTTCGCGCTGGTCGCGGTGGCAGGGTTCATATGGCTGGAGCCGCCCGCCTGAAGCCTGTCTCGTACGGCGGCTCAGGGTAGGTGTGGCTGAAGCCGCCCGCCTGAACGCTGTCCCGCACAGCGGCTCAGAGCGCGTGTGGCTGAAGCCGCACAGCGGCCATCATGCTGCGGCATGTCGCTGCTGCCCCCCCGGCATGGTTCCGGTCGACCGTCCTGCCGCCTGGCGAATACAGCCGAGCTGGACGAGTCTGCTGCCGAAGGGCGTGATGTCATGCCCGCCGCTGGGCACCGCCAGCGGCCGCACCAGCTGGGTGGCGGCCGTGACGACCGGGGCCATCGACGGCCGCGCCGTGGCGGTCACCGGAGGCGGCGACGACACCGTACGGGTGCGGGACCTGTCGACCGGCGAGCAGGTCGGCGCCCCATGGACCGGTCACACGAACGCGGTGCGCGCGCTGGCGACGTCCGTCCTGGACGGTCGCCCTGTCGTGGTCAGCGGTGGTGACGACCACACCGTACGAGTGTGGGAGCTCGCGTCAGGCAGCCCGGTGGGCGAGCCGCTCGACCTTCAGTCCGACAGCGTGGAAGCCCTCGCGATCGGGGAACGCCATGGCCGCCGGGTGGTGATCACCGGCAGCGAGGACGAAACCGTACGCCACGTCGTCGTCTGCTTCGACCGTGACATCGCCGTGTTCAGCCTGAGCTGAGATCCTGTTCCAGAGGCTACTTGGCCAGATGCCTGCTGATCACCAGCCGCTGGATCTGGTTCGTCCCCTCGAAGATCTGCATGATCTTCGCCTCCCGCATATACCTCTCCACCCGAAACTCCCGCGTATACCCATACCCCCCCAGAACCTGCACAGCATCCGTCGTCACCTTCATCGCCGCATCAGTGGCGACCAGCTTCGCCACACTCGCCTGCCGGCTGTAAGGCACCCCGCGATCCCGCCGCCGAGCCGCATCCAGATACGTGGCCCGAGCACTGTCCACCGCAGCCGCCATGTCAGCGAGCAGGAACCCCACCCCCTGATGATCGATGATGGACTTCCCGAAGGTCTGCCGCTCCTTGGCATAAGCCACAGCCTCGTCGAGGGCCGCCTGGGCCAGGCCGGTGGCGCAGGCGGCGATGCCGAGGCGGCCGGAGTCGAGGGCGCTGAAGGCGATCTGCAGGCCCTGGCCCTCCTCGCCGATGAGGCGGTCGGACTCCAGGATCGCGCCGTCCCAGTGGGCGCTGGTCGTGGGCACCGCGTGCAGGCCCATCTTCTCCTCGGGGCGGCCGAAGGTGAGGCCGTCCGCCGAGCCAGGGGCCAGGAAGCAGGACACCCCGCGTGAGCCGGTGCCCGTGCGGGCGAACAGGGCGTAGAAGTCGGCGATGCCGCCGTGGGTGATCCACGCCTTGTTCCCCGTGATGCGGTAGCCGGTCTCGACGCGTTCGGCCTTGCAGGTCAGGGCGCCGGCGTCGGAGCCGGCCTGGGGTTCGGAGAGGCTGTAGCCGCCGATGAGGTGGCCGGCGAGCATGTCGGGGAGCCACCTGTCGCGCTGCTGCTGGGTGCCGTACGCGAAGACCGGGAAGCAGGCGAGCGTGTGCACGCTGGTGGCCACCGCGACCGCCGCCCAGCGCATCGCCAGCTCCTCCAGCACCTGCAGGTACACCTCGTACGGCTGCCCGCCCCCGCCGTACTCCTCCGGGTAGGCCAGGCCGAGCAGGCCCGCCGAGCCCAGCGTGGCGAACAATCCCTCGGGGTAGGTCTCGGCGCGCTCGTGCTCGTCCACCCGGCGCGCCAGCTCCTTGTCGGCGATCTCCCTGGTCAGCTCGATGAGATCCTTGGCGTCCTGGTCGGGCAGCAGGCGGTCGACTGTCACGATCACTCCCTCAGAGGTTTTCCAGCGCCTTCTCGGCGCGTTCGCGGAACTCGGCGACCCGGGCGACCTTGATGTCCTCGTACCCGCGGATCAGGTCGGGCAGGCCCGCGAGCTCCTCGACGACGGCGGCGGTCTGCGGGGTGAGGCGGTCGAGTGCCGTACGGACGAGGTCGCGGTACTCGGGGATCAGCTCGCGCTCGACCCTGCGCACCCCGGCGCGGCCGAACAGGTCGAACGCGGTCCCGCGCAGCACCCGGGCCGCCCGCAGGCCGCGGAACAGCACGCCGGCCGAGCGGCGTACCTTGATCTTGCGCTTCATGCCCATCGCGCGCAGCACCGGCGGGTGCAGCAGCACCGACACGACCGCGTCCGCGCCGAACTCCTGCTCTCGCCGCGCCCGCTCCGCCGGGTCGAGGTGCAGGCGGGCGACCTCGTACTCGTCCTTGTAGGCCATCAGCTTGTGCAGGCCGCGCGCGTAGGCGAGGGCGATCGCGGTGCCCGCCGCCTCGCCCGCGCGTTCGGTGGCCAGCGTGCGCACCTGGCGGACGTCGTCGGCGTAGGTGTGGGCGTAGGTGGCGTTCTGGTAACCGGTCAGGTCGGCGACGCGGGTGGCGATCACGTCGTCGAGCCCCTGGGGTTCGGCGGGGGCCGGGAGGAGCGCCTGGCGTACGGCCTCCGGGTGGGACACGGCGGCGCGGCCCCAGCGGAAGGCGGCCAGGTTCTGCTCGACGGCGGCCCTGTTGAGGGTGATGGCCCGCTCGATCGAGGCGGCGCTGACGGGCAGGCAGCCGTGCTGGTAGGCGGCGCCGAGAAGGAGGAGGTTCGCGGGCATGTGGTCGCCGAACAGCGACTCGGACAGCGCGTGCGCGTCCACGCACACCTGCTCGCGGGTGGCCGTCTCCACCCGCGACACCGCGGCGGCGTGGCCCGGCACGGGCACGCGGCCGGTGACCATGGCGGCGGTGGGCACCACGGAGGTGTTCAGGACGGCGACCGTGCGCTCGGGCGAGGCCACGTCCAGGGTGCTGTCGGCCGCCGCCCCCAGCACGTCGAACCCGATCAGCACGTCGGCGCTGCCCCGCGAGGCGCGCACGGAGCCGGTCGGCGCCCACTTGCCGATCCGGACGTCGCTGACCACCGGGCCGCCCTTCTGCGCCAGCCCCGTCTGCTCCAGGCCGACCGCGTGCAGGCCGTCGAGGTGGGCCGCCATCTGCAGGATCTGTGAGACGGTGACGACGCCGGTGCCGCCGATGCCGGGCATCCTGATCAGCACCTCGTCGCGGTGCGAGGCGACCGGCTCGGGCGGCTGCACGGGCAGCGGCGGCGTCGGGCGCGGCTGCCTGGTGCCGGGCTCGACGAGCAGGAACGACGGGCAGTCGCCCTTCAGGCAGCTCTCGTCGGAGTTGCAGGAGGCCTGGTGGATGCGGGTCTTGCGGCCGTACTCGGTCTCGACCGGCTGCACGGACAGGCAGGTCGAGACGTCACCGCAGTCGCCGCAGCCCTCGCAGACGCGCTCGTTGATCACGATCTTGCGCGTGGGGGTGGGCAGCTTGCCGCGCTTGCGCAGCCTGCGCTCCTCGGCGGCGCAGCGGTCGTCGTGGATGAGCACGGTCACGCCGCCCACCGCCGCCAGCTCCTTCTCCACCTCGGCCAGGTCGTCGCGGTGGCGGACGGAGGCGATCCCCGCCAGCCGCACCCCCCGGTAGGTCTCCGGCTCCGGCGTGGTGATCACGATCCGGCGCACGCCCTCGACGGCCAGCTCGTGGGTGAGGGCGGGCACGTCCAGGCGGCCCTCCGCGCGCTGGCCGCCCGTCATGGCGACGGCGTCGTTGTAGAGCAGCTTGTACGTCATCGGCACCCCCGCCGCGACGGCGGCCCTGATCGCCAGGGAGCCGGAGTGGTGGTAGGTGCCGTCGCCCAGGTTCTGCACGAAATGCCGGTCCTCGGTGAACGGAGACAGCCCGATCCACTGGGCGCCCTCGCCGCCCATCTGGGTGATGCCGACCTGGGTGCCGCGCCCGTGGCCGTCCAGCGCGATCATGGCGTGGCAGCCGATGCCCACGCCGACCAGCGTGTCGTCGGAGGTACGGGTGGAGGTGTTGTGGGGGCAGCCGGAGCAGAAGTACGGGGTGCGCGCCGCCACCACCGGCAGCAGGCCCCGCCGCCGGGCCGCCTTCGCCGGCGCTTCGAGGCCCAGGCAGGTGGCGATGGCCTTGGCCACGTCCTCCGCGCTCAGCGTGCCGCGCGCCGTGAGCAGCTCCCGGCCCACGACGGCCGGGGCCCGCTCGCCGCCGTACAGGGCCTGCTTGAGCTGGCCCTCCAGGAACGGCACCTTGTCCTCGACGACCAGCACCTTGGCCAGGTCGGACGTCATCGCGGCCAGCTCGTCGGCGGCGACGGGGAACGGCATGCCGAGCCTGATCAGCCGCAGCCCGGCCTCCTCGGCGTCCAGGCCCAGGTCCTCAAGGGCCCGCTCGACCACCGCGTACGTGGCGCCGGAGGCCAGGATGCCCAGCGCGGTGTTGCGGGCGCCCGCCATGACCCGGTTCAGCCCATGCGTACGGGCGTACTCGCGGGCCAGGTCGAGGCGGCGGGTCAGCATGTCGTGCTCGGCGTCCAGGGCGGCCGGGCCGAGCAGGATGGCCGCGGCCCCCTTCGAGACGGCGGCAGGGACGGGGACGTCCGCGCGAAGCGGCGCCAGGTCCACGGTGGCGGAGGCGTCGGCGATGTCCGCGACGATCTTCAGGCCCACCCACAGGCCGCTCGCCCGCGACATGGCCACCGCGTGCAGCCCGAACTCGATGATCTCCGCCACCGAGCCCGGCGCCAGCAGCGGCATGGACAGGCTCTGGCACATCGGCTCGCACGAGCTGGGCAGCGTGGAGGACTTGCAGCCGGGGTCGTCGCCGATCCAGGCCACCGCGCCGCCGAGCGGGGCCGTGCCTGCCGCGTTGGCGTGCCTGATGGCGTCGGCGGCCCGGTCGAGGCCGGGGTTCTTGCCGTACCAGAAGCCCGTCACGCCGTCGTGCCGCCGGCCGGGCACCTGTTCCAGCAGCTGCGTCCCGGCCACCGCCGTGGCCGCCAGCTCCTCGTTCAGGCCGGCCTGGAACACCACGCCCGCCTCGTCCAGGAACCGTTCGGCCCGGCCCATCTCCAGGTCCACGCCCGCCAGCGGCGAGCCCTGGTAGCCGGTGACGTAGGCCCGCGTGTCCAGGCCGCGCGCCTGGTCGAGGCGGCGCTGCTCCAGGGTCAGGCGGACCAGGGCCTGGATGCCGGAGATGAGCACCCGGCCGTCGAGCGCGGTGTACTTGTCGTCGAGCGACACGGGGGCGGGAGTCTCGCTCACGCTCACGCGGACCTCCTGGGCGTCGTACGTGCTCGCTTGGTGATTCCCAGCACAGCAACGCGGGCATGACATGCGCAAGTATTAGATGAGAAAGTGGGCGTAAGACGCAAACAATATGAGTTCATGGGCTTCGTGGATGATGTTATTTGCGGCTGAAGGAGGCGTTCTCCGTGCCTGACCTGGATGAGATCGACCACCGGGTGCTCCGGCTCCTGCGGGAGGACGGCCGCCGGACGTTCTCCGAGATGGCCGAATGTATCGGGCTGTCGGTGGCGGCGGTCAAGCGGCGGGTCGACCGGCTCAAGGAGCTGGGTGTGATCACCGGGTTCACCGTGCAGATCGACTACGCCAAGCTGGGGTGGGGCATCGAGGCCTTCACCGAGCTGCGCTACCCGGGCACCACGCCGGTCACCGAGATCATCCGCACGGCCACCGACGTGCCCGAGGTGCAGGAGGTGTTCACGATCGCGGGGGATCCGGACGCGCTGATCCACGTCCGCGTGCGCGATCTCGGGCACCTGCAGCAGGTCATCGACCGGCTGCGCAGGGCCGGGGACGTCACGGGCACCAAGACACTGCTCGTGCTGGGCTCGTGGACCAGGGACGCGCCGGTGCCGTGACGAACGTGAGTCGTGCCGGTGCCGGTGCCGTGAGGGGCCTGGGCCGTGCCGGTGCCGCGGCAGGGGTGTCAGCTGTCCGGCCCGGGTTCGTCGCGGCGGGAGAAGTAGCGGACGAGCAGGCCGATCGCCAGCAGCGTCGCCACGCCCAGGCCGAGCATCCAGACGGAGGTACCGGTCAGGGGCAGCTCGGGGCCGGCGTGGTGGGCGGGAGGCGGCACGTCGTTCCTGTCGGCGGCGGCCTTGCCGGTGGCGGAGGGCGGCTCGGCCGGGACGGGCTCGGGAAGCGGCAGGTCGTCGCCCTTGACCTCGTGCCCCTTCTTGCCCGGGGTCTTGGACGGCGCCGGGGCGGCGGGCTGCACCAGCGTTTCGGCGCAGGCGCGGTTGTCGGCGGTGTGCTGCTCGCGGTCGCCGGTGCTGACCGTGGCGCAGTTCTCGACCAGGCCGGTGGTGCGGGGGGTGACCGTGAACGTGAGGGTTCTGCTCTCGTTCGGCGGGAGCGGGCCGAGGGGGCAGGAGAGGGTCGGGCCGGCTCCGGGGCACTCGGCGGGGCGGGCGGCGATCGTGGCCTGGGTGGGGTCCTGGACG
The nucleotide sequence above comes from Nonomuraea gerenzanensis. Encoded proteins:
- a CDS encoding AfsR/SARP family transcriptional regulator, whose protein sequence is MEFRIFGPLGVVHDGGELQAPTGKPRLLLATLLCHPNEPVPNERLVDVLWGAGPPKSAVDNLRVYVSQLRKLLGDSTRIVREPRGYALTVKPGELDADRFEELLSAARACDDPARAGTLLREALTLAQEPPFADVEHLGPIATTALRLDEQRATAASAAVEADLALGRNAQAIAELYGLIDTHPLREGLRRQLMIALYRSGRQAEALAAYQEARKVLVEELGIEPGPALRDLETRILNADPTLDLPPPAHRASAAIPPASPGVARGSWLWAAVPLLSCGYGTPWAFVYAAVKRRSFGLLLSALVYVVLCGVFLVMPLSDADGLNELDIIPVLALVTLWLGGTCHAVLVREHVFTPPAASVAELPRWKKVVRGAGLVLFALVAVAGFIWLEPPA
- a CDS encoding WD40 repeat domain-containing protein, which encodes MVPVDRPAAWRIQPSWTSLLPKGVMSCPPLGTASGRTSWVAAVTTGAIDGRAVAVTGGGDDTVRVRDLSTGEQVGAPWTGHTNAVRALATSVLDGRPVVVSGGDDHTVRVWELASGSPVGEPLDLQSDSVEALAIGERHGRRVVITGSEDETVRHVVVCFDRDIAVFSLS
- a CDS encoding acyl-CoA dehydrogenase family protein, whose product is MTVDRLLPDQDAKDLIELTREIADKELARRVDEHERAETYPEGLFATLGSAGLLGLAYPEEYGGGGQPYEVYLQVLEELAMRWAAVAVATSVHTLACFPVFAYGTQQQRDRWLPDMLAGHLIGGYSLSEPQAGSDAGALTCKAERVETGYRITGNKAWITHGGIADFYALFARTGTGSRGVSCFLAPGSADGLTFGRPEEKMGLHAVPTTSAHWDGAILESDRLIGEEGQGLQIAFSALDSGRLGIAACATGLAQAALDEAVAYAKERQTFGKSIIDHQGVGFLLADMAAAVDSARATYLDAARRRDRGVPYSRQASVAKLVATDAAMKVTTDAVQVLGGYGYTREFRVERYMREAKIMQIFEGTNQIQRLVISRHLAK
- a CDS encoding indolepyruvate ferredoxin oxidoreductase family protein is translated as MSVSETPAPVSLDDKYTALDGRVLISGIQALVRLTLEQRRLDQARGLDTRAYVTGYQGSPLAGVDLEMGRAERFLDEAGVVFQAGLNEELAATAVAGTQLLEQVPGRRHDGVTGFWYGKNPGLDRAADAIRHANAAGTAPLGGAVAWIGDDPGCKSSTLPSSCEPMCQSLSMPLLAPGSVAEIIEFGLHAVAMSRASGLWVGLKIVADIADASATVDLAPLRADVPVPAAVSKGAAAILLGPAALDAEHDMLTRRLDLAREYARTHGLNRVMAGARNTALGILASGATYAVVERALEDLGLDAEEAGLRLIRLGMPFPVAADELAAMTSDLAKVLVVEDKVPFLEGQLKQALYGGERAPAVVGRELLTARGTLSAEDVAKAIATCLGLEAPAKAARRRGLLPVVAARTPYFCSGCPHNTSTRTSDDTLVGVGIGCHAMIALDGHGRGTQVGITQMGGEGAQWIGLSPFTEDRHFVQNLGDGTYHHSGSLAIRAAVAAGVPMTYKLLYNDAVAMTGGQRAEGRLDVPALTHELAVEGVRRIVITTPEPETYRGVRLAGIASVRHRDDLAEVEKELAAVGGVTVLIHDDRCAAEERRLRKRGKLPTPTRKIVINERVCEGCGDCGDVSTCLSVQPVETEYGRKTRIHQASCNSDESCLKGDCPSFLLVEPGTRQPRPTPPLPVQPPEPVASHRDEVLIRMPGIGGTGVVTVSQILQMAAHLDGLHAVGLEQTGLAQKGGPVVSDVRIGKWAPTGSVRASRGSADVLIGFDVLGAAADSTLDVASPERTVAVLNTSVVPTAAMVTGRVPVPGHAAAVSRVETATREQVCVDAHALSESLFGDHMPANLLLLGAAYQHGCLPVSAASIERAITLNRAAVEQNLAAFRWGRAAVSHPEAVRQALLPAPAEPQGLDDVIATRVADLTGYQNATYAHTYADDVRQVRTLATERAGEAAGTAIALAYARGLHKLMAYKDEYEVARLHLDPAERARREQEFGADAVVSVLLHPPVLRAMGMKRKIKVRRSAGVLFRGLRAARVLRGTAFDLFGRAGVRRVERELIPEYRDLVRTALDRLTPQTAAVVEELAGLPDLIRGYEDIKVARVAEFRERAEKALENL
- a CDS encoding Lrp/AsnC family transcriptional regulator, giving the protein MPDLDEIDHRVLRLLREDGRRTFSEMAECIGLSVAAVKRRVDRLKELGVITGFTVQIDYAKLGWGIEAFTELRYPGTTPVTEIIRTATDVPEVQEVFTIAGDPDALIHVRVRDLGHLQQVIDRLRRAGDVTGTKTLLVLGSWTRDAPVP